The Streptomyces sp. NBC_00306 sequence CGCCGAACCGGTGATGCGGGGTGCGGTCAGGCACCCTCCTCGAGCCGGAAGCCGACCTTCAGGCCGACCTGGTAGTGCTCGATCTCCCCGTCCACGATGTGGCCGCGGACCTGGGTCACCTCGAACCAGTCGAGCCCTCGGAGGGT is a genomic window containing:
- a CDS encoding dodecin, whose protein sequence is MSNHTYRVTEIVGTSPEGIDAAIRNGIKRAGQTLRGLDWFEVTQVRGHIVDGEIEHYQVGLKVGFRLEEGA